In Cucurbita pepo subsp. pepo cultivar mu-cu-16 chromosome LG04, ASM280686v2, whole genome shotgun sequence, the following are encoded in one genomic region:
- the LOC111792327 gene encoding omega-6 fatty acid desaturase, chloroplastic-like, whose amino-acid sequence MACRLADSLFLFTGPHQNYARTQKIASHNAPGILDVKGKIVFQKKIKRQNYLLPVKRAAILRAVAVPVAPPSSSADGAEYRKQLSESYGFEQIGEPLPENVRLKDIIESLPKEVFEINDVKAWKSVLVSVASYTLGLVMIAKAPWYLLPLAWAWTGTAITGFFVIGHDCAHKSFSRNKLVEDIVGTLAFMPLIYPYEPWRFKHDQHHAKTNMLKEDTAWHPVWKEEFDSAPLLRKAIVYGYGPFRPWMSIAHWLLWHFDLKKFRPNEVKRVKISLACVFAFMFIGWPLIIYKTGIIGWVKFWLMPWLGYHFWMSTFTMVHHTAPHIPFKASEEWNAAQAQLNGTVHCAYPQWIEILCHDINVHVPHHISPRIPSYNLRAAHKSLQENWGKHLNEASWNWRLMKTIMTICHVYSKEENYVAFDRLKPEDSYPITFLRKVMPDLA is encoded by the exons ATGGCTTGCAGACTTGCGGATTCCTTGTTTCTTTTCACT GGCCCCCATCAGAATTATGCTCGAACCCAGAAAATTGCATCCCATAACGCTCCGG GTATATTGGATGTGAAGGGGAAAATAGTATTCCAGAAGAAAATAAAGCGACAAAACTATCTACTTCCTGTGAAGAGGGCTGCAATTTTACGGGCTGTTGCCGTTCCAGTTGCACCACCATCTTCTTCAGCAGACGGTGCTGAATATCGAAAACAATTATCAGAAAGCTATGGATTCGAGCAAATCGGAGAGCCACTTCCTGAAAACGTTAGGCTAAAAGATATCATTGAGTCCCTTCCAAAAGAG gTGTTTGAGATCAATGATGTGAAAGCATGGAAATCTGTTCTAGTATCTGTAGCTTCCTACACATTAGGCCTCGTCATGATCGCGAAAGCTCCGTGGTATCTACTACCTTTGGCTTGGGCATGGACCGGAACTGCAATAACAGGG TTCTTTGTTATAGGTCATGATTGTGCTCACAAATCATTTTCAAGGAACAAGTTAGTGGAAGATATTGTGGGTACTTTGGCTTTCATGCCTTTAATATACCCATATGAGCCTTGGCGGTTTAAGCATGATCAACATCATGCAAAGACAAACAT GCTGAAAGAAGATACAGCTTGGCATCCTGTGTGGAAAGAGGAATTTGATTCAGCACCTCTTCTGCGTAAAGCAATCGTATATGGATATGGTCCGTTTCGTCCGTGGATGTCTATAGCTCATTG GTTGTTGTGGCACTTCGATTTGAAAAAGTTCAGACCAAATGAAGTGAAAAGAGTGAAGATAAGCCTAGCTTGCGTTTTTGCATTCATGTTTATTGGATGGCCATTGATCATCTACAAGACCGGAATTATTGGATGGGTCAAGTTCTGGTTAATGCCGTGGCTAGGCTACCACTTTTGG ATGAGCACTTTCACCATGGTCCATCACACTGCTCCCCATATACCGTTTAAAGCTTCAGAAGAGTGGAACGCAGCTCAAGCACAGCTCAATGGAACAGTTCATTGTGCTTATCCCCAGTG GATCGAGATTCTCTGCCACGACATTAACGTGCACGTTCCCCACCATATTTCTCCAAGAATACCGAGTTATAACTTACGAGCAGCCCACAAGTCTCTTCAAGAAAACTGGGGAAAG CATCTGAATGAGGCTTCATGGAATTGGCGATTAATGAAAACGATCATGACGATATGCCATGTCTACAGTAAAGAGGAAAACTACGTCGCTTTTGACCGACTCAAACCCGAAGATTCTTATCCCATTACATTCCTCAGGAAAGTTATGCCTGATCTTGCTTGA
- the LOC111792328 gene encoding BTB/POZ domain-containing protein At2g24240-like, translating into MGIQKDRVRFNVGGRMFETTATTIATARRNSLFGSLFDDNWDLQSLNSDEFFIDRNPDCFAVLLDLLRTGELYVPSNVPEKLLYREALFFGLQDHFRSAKWGQFDGNRLKLSRSVTGQAPGDGTAIRAGPDGGCCIAHGCMVHVYDWMLDEHPPINLDYQRVNDVGWIDAESIMISVCERLGRGDGGMGLFCKSTGQLRHKFQVSHENQVKSCTAGALSFSSDYKIFSSCKGRSNEYGIGVWDQMTGKQTDFFYEPAGWSLGDADKLQWLNGTNCLLVATLFPRKDNCYISLLDFREKKMVWSWSDIGAPLTVDEKRVRDAIAMEENSSICVVNEYEDLGFLDLRSSSGGRSIRWSSRSRLMKGKMPEEPCYPKLALHEGQLFSSMNDSISVLCGPDWVLTSRLRRSFGGSICDFSIGGDRLFALHSEENVFDIWETPPAPVL; encoded by the coding sequence ATGGGAATTCAGAAAGATAGGGTGAGATTCAATGTTGGGGGTAGAATGTTTGAAACGACGGCTACAACTATCGCGACTGCCCGCCGGAATTCTCTATTTGGGTCACTTTTCGATGACAATTGGGATTTACAATCGCTTAATTCCGATGAATTCTTCATTGATCGGAACCCTGATTGCTTCGCCGTGCTTCTTGATCTCTTACGCACCGGAGAACTCTACGTTCCGTCGAATGTGCCGGAGAAACTCCTCTATCGAGAGGCCCTCTTCTTTGGCCTGCAGGATCATTTCCGCTCCGCCAAATGGGGCCAATTCGACGGCAATAGATTGAAGCTTTCCCGTTCTGTGACAGGCCAAGCCCCGGGAGATGGTACCGCCATCCGAGCCGGTCCCGATGGTGGTTGCTGCATTGCTCATGGCTGTATGGTTCACGTCTACGATTGGATGCTCGACGAACACCCTCCGATCAATCTCGACTATCAGCGAGTCAATGACGTAGGGTGGATCGACGCGGAGAGTATCATGATCAGTGTATGTGAGAGATTAGGCCGAGGCGACGGCGGAATGGGCCTGTTCTGCAAGTCGACCGGGCAGCTCCGGCATAAGTTTCAAGTGAGTCATGAGAATCAGGTAAAGAGCTGCACAGCCGGAGCTTTAAGTTTCAGTTCagattataaaatattctcCAGTTGTAAAGGTAGAAGCAATGAGTATGGCATTGGCGTTTGGGATCAAATGACAGGAAAACAAACAGACTTCTTCTATGAACCTGCAGGTTGGTCACTTGGGGACGCCGACAAGCTTCAATGGTTGAATGGAACCAATTGCTTATTGGTCGCTACTCTGTTTCCTAGGAAAGACAACTGTTACATTAGCCTGTTGGATTtcagggagaagaaaatggtCTGGTCTTGGTCGGACATTGGAGCTCCATTGACTGTAGATGAGAAGCGAGTACGAGACGCCATAGCCATGGAAGAGAACAGTTCAATCTGCGTAGTAAACGAGTACGAAGATTTGGGGTTTTTGGATTTGAGAAGCAGCAGCGGAGGAAGAAGCATAAGGTGGAGTTCAAGAAGCAGGCTGATGAAAGGGAAGATGCCAGAAGAGCCATGCTATCCCAAGTTAGCATTACATGAGGGGCAACTCTTTTCATCCATGAATGATTCCATATCAGTATTGTGTGGACCTGACTGGGTTTTAACGTCCCGTCTCCGACGAAGCTTTGGTGGTTCAATCTGTGACTTCTCCATTGGCGGCGATCGCCTTTTCGCACTTCACAGCGAGGAAAATGTTTTCGACATATGGGAGACACCACCTGCGCCCGTATTATGA